One part of the Caldanaerobius fijiensis DSM 17918 genome encodes these proteins:
- the kdpDN gene encoding KdpD-like non-kinase potassium sensor (KdpDN resembles contains the N-terminal sensor region of KdpD but lacks the C-terminal histidine kinase region.): MENKNSDYFLRELQRANKGRLKIYIGAAPGVGKTYKMLRDANELKRQGIDVVIGFVETYGRKETEEQIGELEILPLKKIYYNGMELEEMDLEGIIARKPQLVVVDELAHRNAPGSKNKKRYKDVLDLIENGISVMTAVNIQHLESLNDYINRMTGIKVGQTVPDYILEYADEIEVVDISPEALRERIRQGKVYSSDKIEMALNNFFREGNLTALRELALREVANEVDERLLEYRNMKKVEGLMGAQERILVCINLRYNSEYLIRRSWRVAKMLKAKLYVLHVSREIELRDSEKLKKLDAIKQLCDELDAEFKMIISSDPVQAIIDYAKEQAITQIVLGQSARRRIDEIIKGSIVRRIMQKTRFIDILIVADPYFW, from the coding sequence TTGGAAAACAAGAATTCGGATTATTTTTTAAGGGAATTACAGAGAGCGAATAAAGGCAGATTGAAGATTTACATCGGAGCTGCTCCTGGCGTCGGCAAAACATACAAAATGCTAAGAGATGCTAATGAGTTAAAAAGACAGGGTATAGATGTGGTCATAGGTTTTGTTGAGACCTACGGTAGGAAAGAAACAGAGGAACAGATAGGTGAACTTGAGATACTGCCATTAAAAAAAATATACTATAATGGGATGGAACTCGAAGAAATGGATCTTGAAGGTATAATTGCAAGAAAGCCTCAATTGGTTGTAGTGGATGAACTGGCCCACAGGAACGCTCCCGGTTCCAAAAACAAGAAAAGGTATAAGGATGTACTGGATTTGATTGAAAATGGGATAAGCGTCATGACCGCTGTTAACATTCAGCATCTGGAAAGCCTTAATGATTACATAAACAGGATGACAGGTATAAAGGTTGGACAGACGGTTCCAGATTATATACTTGAATACGCAGATGAAATTGAAGTTGTGGACATTTCTCCAGAGGCGCTGAGGGAGAGGATAAGACAGGGTAAGGTGTATAGCAGCGATAAGATAGAAATGGCATTGAATAATTTTTTCAGAGAAGGTAATTTGACGGCGTTAAGGGAACTGGCTCTTAGAGAAGTTGCCAATGAAGTAGATGAGCGCCTACTGGAATACAGAAATATGAAAAAAGTCGAAGGATTGATGGGGGCGCAGGAGAGAATTCTAGTTTGTATAAATTTGAGATATAACTCTGAATATTTGATAAGAAGAAGTTGGAGAGTAGCTAAAATGCTAAAAGCCAAGCTCTATGTACTGCATGTATCCAGAGAAATAGAGCTGAGGGATTCGGAAAAGCTAAAAAAATTGGATGCAATAAAACAACTTTGTGATGAGCTGGATGCAGAATTTAAAATGATTATCTCGTCGGATCCCGTACAAGCCATTATAGATTATGCTAAAGAACAGGCAATAACTCAGATCGTATTGGGTCAGTCAGCGAGAAGGAGAATTGATGAAATTATAAAAGGTTCCATTGTGCGGCGGATCATGCAAAAAACCAGGTTTATAGATATCCTTATAGTAGCTGACCCGTATTTCTGGTGA
- a CDS encoding Gfo/Idh/MocA family protein encodes MLKVGLIGIGFMGRGHLDNYIRLEQEGFPVKLTAICDIDEEKFKGKFVEGNIDVGKGKYDFSKYNLYTDIDEMLEKEQLDYVDIALPTYLHAEASIKALNKGMHVLCEKPMALTSDQCRQMIDAAKKNNKKLMIAQCLRFWPEYEVLKEYVESGKFGKVLSGYFYRGGGTPKWSYQNWLLQKDKSGGCLLDQHIHDVDMINWLFGKPDSVSTIARNVIPGSGYDIVSTNYYYADGKVINAQDDWTLGGDYGFEMLFRVNFEGGNLIYQGGTLKINPNDGKGYIPELPKDNGYYREIKYFVNSIINDTPITVATPESTMATIEIAEKEVESADNNGKPIPVK; translated from the coding sequence ATGTTAAAAGTAGGTCTGATTGGCATCGGATTTATGGGGAGAGGCCATTTAGATAACTACATACGGTTAGAACAGGAAGGTTTTCCTGTCAAACTTACTGCAATTTGCGACATAGATGAAGAAAAATTCAAAGGTAAATTTGTGGAAGGTAACATTGACGTAGGTAAAGGCAAATACGACTTTAGCAAATATAACCTCTACACTGATATTGATGAAATGTTAGAAAAAGAACAGTTAGACTATGTTGATATAGCCCTGCCTACATATCTTCACGCAGAAGCCAGCATAAAAGCGCTTAACAAAGGAATGCATGTATTATGCGAAAAACCTATGGCACTAACCTCTGATCAATGCAGACAGATGATAGATGCCGCAAAGAAAAACAACAAAAAGCTCATGATAGCCCAATGTTTGCGCTTCTGGCCTGAATACGAAGTTTTAAAAGAGTATGTAGAAAGTGGCAAATTTGGTAAGGTGCTCAGCGGATACTTCTATAGAGGTGGCGGCACACCTAAGTGGTCCTATCAAAACTGGCTTTTACAAAAAGATAAAAGCGGAGGTTGCCTTTTAGATCAGCATATTCACGACGTAGATATGATCAACTGGCTCTTCGGCAAACCAGATAGCGTATCTACGATAGCAAGAAATGTAATTCCAGGAAGTGGTTATGATATTGTTTCTACAAATTATTATTACGCTGATGGCAAGGTCATAAACGCCCAGGATGATTGGACTTTAGGTGGAGACTATGGCTTTGAAATGCTATTCAGAGTGAACTTTGAAGGAGGCAATCTCATATATCAAGGTGGTACATTAAAGATAAACCCCAATGATGGAAAAGGATATATACCTGAACTGCCAAAAGATAATGGATATTACCGCGAAATAAAGTACTTTGTAAATTCTATTATAAACGATACGCCAATCACTGTAGCTACACCAGAAAGCACTATGGCAACCATTGAAATTGCTGAAAAAGAAGTAGAATCCGCAGACAATAATGGAAAACCGATTCCTGTGAAGTGA
- a CDS encoding AIR synthase family protein, with translation MKTGKVLPELLKKYAYNNIGLKRNEVIAHAGVGMDCSIIDFGENVAVLSTDPITAAEKNSGYLSVIISCNDIAACGAKPLGILVTILLPENASESIFKDMMESIDKAAKELGIEVLGGHSEVTPSVTKPVICTTALGIAKKNSFVTASNAKVGDDIIVTKSIGLEGTAIIAYDYEYILTKNFSHEMVERAKNFLKEICVIKDGLIASSTGVNAMHDITEGGLLGAAYEVAEASGVGIEIYLDNVPIRPETKYICNFFNINPLGLISSGSLLISSKNGKNVVSKLKESGIDATIIGKVIPEGLYIISSNGEKNPLIPPERDELFKIKENFPC, from the coding sequence TTGAAAACAGGAAAAGTTCTACCGGAATTACTTAAAAAATATGCCTATAACAATATAGGATTGAAAAGAAACGAAGTCATTGCACATGCCGGGGTTGGTATGGATTGTAGTATCATCGATTTTGGAGAAAATGTGGCCGTTTTATCTACAGATCCTATTACAGCAGCAGAAAAAAACAGCGGTTATTTATCTGTCATCATATCTTGTAACGATATAGCTGCATGTGGAGCTAAACCTTTAGGTATTCTTGTCACAATTTTATTGCCTGAAAATGCATCTGAATCTATTTTTAAAGACATGATGGAATCTATAGATAAAGCAGCTAAAGAACTTGGCATAGAAGTACTTGGCGGTCACAGCGAGGTCACTCCATCTGTTACAAAACCTGTGATATGTACAACAGCACTGGGAATAGCAAAAAAGAATTCTTTTGTCACAGCATCCAATGCTAAAGTTGGTGATGATATCATTGTGACAAAATCAATAGGACTTGAAGGAACAGCAATAATTGCATACGATTACGAATATATATTGACCAAAAACTTTAGTCATGAAATGGTGGAAAGAGCAAAAAATTTCTTAAAGGAGATCTGCGTAATTAAAGATGGCCTTATAGCATCAAGTACAGGTGTCAATGCCATGCACGACATCACAGAAGGAGGGCTTTTAGGAGCAGCTTATGAAGTTGCCGAGGCTTCAGGAGTCGGAATAGAAATATATTTAGATAATGTACCTATAAGACCCGAAACTAAATATATATGTAACTTTTTTAATATTAACCCATTAGGACTTATATCCAGCGGTTCTTTGCTGATATCTTCTAAAAACGGGAAAAATGTTGTAAGTAAACTCAAGGAATCCGGAATTGACGCTACAATAATAGGAAAAGTAATACCAGAAGGTCTTTATATCATCTCATCAAATGGCGAAAAGAATCCATTGATACCTCCAGAAAGAGATGAATTATTTAAAATTAAAGAAAATTTCCCGTGTTGA
- a CDS encoding ECF transporter S component: MNKKTKHIAVLGLLMAVLIVATAVTKFAIPKPSIYFNLGEAVIYLVALLYGGKTGGILGGVGSALADLLGGYPIWAPFTFVIKGLEGYIVGTVNNNKNALLAIISGAPVMLIGYAISAGLIYGIGAIPLEFAGDLIQVTLGAIIALTIYKRLKNTIRR; encoded by the coding sequence TTGAACAAAAAAACGAAACATATAGCTGTTTTAGGCCTTCTTATGGCCGTGCTGATAGTAGCAACTGCCGTCACTAAATTTGCGATTCCCAAACCTAGCATTTATTTCAACCTCGGCGAAGCAGTAATATATCTTGTGGCGCTATTATATGGCGGCAAGACCGGTGGTATACTAGGTGGAGTGGGTTCTGCATTGGCAGACCTTCTAGGTGGATACCCTATATGGGCACCATTTACTTTTGTTATAAAGGGGTTGGAAGGATACATAGTGGGCACTGTAAACAACAATAAAAATGCCCTTTTAGCCATAATTTCTGGTGCCCCTGTTATGCTTATTGGATATGCTATTTCTGCTGGATTGATATACGGCATCGGCGCTATACCCCTAGAATTTGCCGGAGACTTAATACAAGTTACATTAGGAGCGATTATAGCTCTTACGATATACAAAAGATTGAAAAACACGATCAGGAGATGA
- the spoVB gene encoding stage V sporulation protein B has translation MVKKKTFIQGAFILTIANLITRVIGFVYRIILSNLIGAEGMGIYQLTFPIYILSLSLVTGGFSVAVSSLVSRESTHNNNECSFKIVNTALKITISLSIAISIFLLLSAKWFSLYILKDSRTFASLLIFAPAIFIIATSSIIRGFFEGMQDVTPNAIANILEQLSRVIIVLGLLYFLNGIDISYSASSAIAMFGNIIGEISGFFYLSYAFHREKKIYSNTNLKTTSYFGDIIAISIPLTVNRVIINALSAVDNILIPQRLSVAGLNSSQAISIYGELTGMAMPLIFFPSIITNSLAVTLIPAVSEAHSNKNYNLIERRVREAIDVSLIIGFLTMTIFLALPEPIARMLYPAGHVGQMLFWLSFTIVPIFLNQVFASILNGLNLQVITFRNSFIASCMRLYFTYILVAMPYLKINGYIIGIIISYTILNILDYTSLKKHTNISIGCNSFIYPCIAAFFTYFAFKYSFVYFFLAGINKVTGLLISLAFGCSLYILILMYFRVITINAIKKMFRIK, from the coding sequence TTGGTCAAGAAAAAGACGTTTATTCAGGGGGCTTTTATTTTAACAATTGCCAATCTCATCACAAGGGTAATAGGTTTTGTATATAGAATAATATTATCAAATTTAATAGGCGCAGAAGGAATGGGTATTTATCAGTTGACGTTTCCTATATACATTCTTTCACTTTCTTTAGTCACAGGAGGATTTTCTGTGGCAGTGTCCTCTCTGGTTTCAAGAGAATCCACACACAACAATAATGAATGTTCGTTTAAAATAGTAAACACCGCTCTTAAGATCACAATTTCTTTGAGTATTGCTATTTCGATATTTTTACTATTAAGTGCTAAATGGTTTTCGCTTTATATACTTAAAGATAGCAGAACTTTTGCAAGTTTGCTTATCTTTGCACCAGCGATTTTTATCATCGCAACGTCTTCAATAATTAGAGGCTTTTTTGAAGGCATGCAGGATGTTACACCTAATGCCATTGCAAACATTCTTGAACAATTATCCAGAGTTATAATTGTCCTGGGATTATTATATTTTTTAAATGGTATAGACATATCTTATTCTGCATCATCAGCTATAGCTATGTTTGGTAACATAATTGGAGAAATATCTGGTTTTTTTTACCTTTCTTATGCTTTTCATAGAGAAAAGAAAATATATTCAAATACCAATTTAAAGACAACAAGTTATTTTGGCGACATAATAGCAATCTCGATACCTCTTACTGTAAATAGAGTTATTATCAATGCACTATCTGCCGTAGACAATATACTTATACCTCAGAGGCTTTCAGTAGCCGGTCTAAATAGCTCACAAGCCATCAGTATATACGGAGAACTAACGGGAATGGCTATGCCGCTTATTTTTTTTCCCTCAATAATAACCAATTCTCTTGCAGTAACATTAATACCAGCTGTTTCCGAAGCTCATTCCAACAAAAACTACAATTTAATCGAGCGCAGGGTAAGAGAAGCTATAGACGTATCACTGATAATAGGTTTTCTAACGATGACAATATTCCTGGCATTACCTGAACCTATAGCTCGCATGCTTTACCCCGCTGGCCACGTAGGCCAGATGCTATTCTGGCTTTCATTTACTATTGTACCTATTTTTCTAAATCAGGTATTTGCCAGCATATTAAATGGTTTAAACTTACAGGTTATTACCTTTAGAAACTCGTTTATCGCATCGTGTATGAGGTTATATTTCACGTACATACTTGTGGCTATGCCGTATTTAAAAATCAATGGATATATAATAGGGATAATAATAAGTTATACTATACTAAACATACTGGACTATACATCGCTTAAAAAACACACAAACATATCTATAGGTTGCAATAGTTTTATATATCCATGTATAGCTGCATTTTTTACATATTTTGCATTTAAATATTCTTTCGTATATTTCTTCCTGGCAGGAATAAATAAAGTAACGGGCTTGTTAATATCACTTGCTTTTGGCTGTTCACTATATATTCTAATCCTTATGTACTTTAGAGTCATAACCATTAACGCCATAAAAAAAATGTTTAGAATAAAATGA